A region from the Vicia villosa cultivar HV-30 ecotype Madison, WI linkage group LG3, Vvil1.0, whole genome shotgun sequence genome encodes:
- the LOC131658761 gene encoding uncharacterized protein LOC131658761: MAKLPALKKPLLRHQSQVLDEMVCMTIWHKMDLEQSVRNLQAQNNQFQEMLLNLAKGPEEMKTLLIKKEKDHHMQQGGWKSKPKRSFTPLHVPLSNVLQQLLNQNLITLLPPYPVHVNPAPGYMYIARCAYHSSSPGHDTEDCGPLKHNIQYLIDERIIDFKTPEEPHMADTVHHQKGYNEHNQSVGAVLISTLAPQQQIKLDAPKRQFTNINMSLA, from the exons ATGGCAAAGCTTCCAGCCTTGAAGAAACCGCTGCTACGACACCAGTCTCAAGTGTTGGATGAGATGGTTTGTATGACCATTTGG cacaaaatggatctcgagcaatctgtcagaaatcttcaggctcagaacaaccagttccaagagatgctccttaacttggccaaggggccaGAAGAAATGAAGacacttctgatcaagaaggagaaggaTCACCATATGCAGCAAGGTGGTTGGAAGTCCAAACCTAAGCGCTCATTTACTCCATTGCACGTGCCATTGTCTAATGTTCTGCAACAACTACtaaatcagaacttgataaccctattgcctccatatcCAGTTCATgtcaatcctgctcctgggtacatgTATattgcaagatgtgcttatcattcgagcagtcctggtcatgatacagaggattgtggaccattgaagcataataTTCAATACTTaattgatgaaagaattattgatttCAAAACACCTGAGGAGCCTCATATGGCTGATACTGTGCACCACCAGAAAGGTTAtaatgaacacaaccaatctgtgggggcagttctgatctccacgcTAGCACCACAACAACAAATCAAGTTGGACgcgcctaagcgtcaattcaccaataTTAATATGTCGTTGGCTTAG